Proteins co-encoded in one Brassica rapa cultivar Chiifu-401-42 chromosome A02, CAAS_Brap_v3.01, whole genome shotgun sequence genomic window:
- the LOC103853563 gene encoding RING-H2 finger protein ATL7, translating to MSYSDPNQNPIPETTNDTNSTEAVQQFKLYHALIFSIPICFTFIVLFVFYVIYLRRRSSSVDWSSLGMRGGGSFVSTNNLSKAELGLSKELREMLPIVIFKESYSINDSQCSVCLGDYQANEKLQQIPPCGHTFHMDCIDLWLTLHTTCPLCRLSLIPKSSLDRSQQNLETVSSISNSDGGGASAQPESQLVGEIVSHIDDGQEGDNDCT from the exons ATGTCTTACAGTGATCCAAACCAAAACCCAATTCCAGAAACGACTAATGACACGAACTCGACTGAAGCCGTGCAACAATTCAAACTGTACCACGCTCTCATCTTCTCCATTCCCATTTGTTTCACATTTATCGTCCTCTTTGTCTTCTACGTCATTTATCTACGTCGACGAAGCAGCAGCGTCGACTGGTCTTCTCTTGGAATGCGTGGCGGTGGTAGCTTTGTTTCCACCAACAATCTCTCAAAG GCTGAATTAGGGCTGAGCAAAGAATTGAGAGAGATGCTTCCCATTGTCATCTTCAAAGAGAGTTACTCAATCAATGACTCACA ATGTTCAGTGTGTCTTGGGGACTACCAGGCAAATGAGAAGCTTCAACAAATTCCACCATGTGGGCACACTTTTCACATGGACTGTATTGATCTTTGGCTCACTTTGCACACAACTTGCCCTCTTTGCCGTCTCTCTCTTATCCCAAAATCTTCTCTAGACAGGTCCCAGCAGAACCTAGAGACTGTCTCCTCCATCAGTAACTCTGATGGAGGAGGAGCTTCAGCTCAACCAGAGTCCCAGTTAGTAGGCGAAATAGTAAGTCACATCGATGATGGCCAAGAAGGTGACAACGATTGTACATAG